A genome region from Camelus dromedarius isolate mCamDro1 unplaced genomic scaffold, mCamDro1.pat HAP1_SCAFFOLD_85, whole genome shotgun sequence includes the following:
- the LOC116155466 gene encoding LOW QUALITY PROTEIN: olfactory receptor 4S2-like (The sequence of the model RefSeq protein was modified relative to this genomic sequence to represent the inferred CDS: substituted 1 base at 1 genomic stop codon), translated as MEKINNVTEFVFWVLSQNPEVEEVCFVVFSFFXTVILLGNLLIILTVYVGHLFNSPMYFFLNYLSFVDICYSSVTAPKMIVDLLAKSKIISYVGCMLQLFGGHVFGCTEIFILTVMAYDRYVAICKPLHYMTIMDQDRCNKMLLGSWIGGFIHSIIQVALVVQLPFCGPNEIDHYFCDVHPLLKLACTDTYVVGVAVTANSDTITLGSFVILLISFTVILVSLRNQSAEGRHKTLSTCGSHIAVVIIFFGPCTFMYVHPDTTFSEDKMVAVFYTIITPMLNPLIYTLRNAEVKSPMKKLWSRRVLWEANAK; from the coding sequence atggaaaaaataaacaatgtaacTGAATTTGTTTTCTGGGTTCTTTCTCAGAACCCAGAGGTTGAAGAAGTTTGTTTCgtggtgttttctttcttctagacTGTCATTCTTCTGGGAAACCTCCTCATCATATTGACAGTTTATGTGGGACATCTTTTCAATTCTCCTATGTATTTCTTTCTCAACTACTTGTCTTTTGTGGACATTTGTTATTCTTCAGTCACAGCTCCAAAGATGATCGTTGACCTATTAGCCAAGAGCAAAATTATCTCCTACGTGGGGTGCATGTTGCAACTCTTTGGGGGACATGTCTTTGGTTGCACTGAGATCTTCATCCTTACTGTGATGGCCTATGATCGTTATGTGGCTATCTGTAAACCTTTACACTATATGACCATCATGGACCAGGACAGATGCAATAAAATGTTGCTGGGGAGCTGGATAGGTGGGTTCATACACTCCATTATCCAAGTGGCTCTGGTAGTTCAACTACCCTTTTGTGGACCCAATGAGATTGATCACTACTTTTGCGATGTTCACCCTCTGCTGAAACTTGCCTGCACAGACACATATGTGGTTGGTGTTGCTGTTACAGCCAATAGTGATACCATCACTCTGGGGAGCTTTGTCATCTTGTTAATCTCCTTTACTGTCATCCTGGTGTCCCTGAGAAACCAGTCAGCTGAAGGCAGGCACAAAACTCTCTCTACCTGTGGCTCCCACATCGCTGTGGTCATCATCTTTTTTGGTCCCTGTACTTTCATGTATGTGCACCCTGATACTACCTTTTCAGAAGATAAGATGGTGGCTGTGTTTTACACCATTATCACCCCCATGTTAAATCCCCTGATTTATACATTGA